One part of the Denticeps clupeoides chromosome 16, fDenClu1.1, whole genome shotgun sequence genome encodes these proteins:
- the usp47 gene encoding ubiquitin carboxyl-terminal hydrolase 47: MEMVPSEENQLVPKEIESAAEEPRVLCIVQDTTNAKTINERLTLNLPASTSLSELFEDVAHKAGYVNGSFDLAWGNSSDNAPLDQTSEMTLVESGFEAGKRNFLQLMDKEGEQPQIASDESGTADSNGLDDSSQDRFIGPLPRDSTMGCSSDYSSPSYSYSSILNKSETGYVGLVNQAMTCYLNSLLQTLFMTPEFRNALYNWEFVSDSEEDPVNSIPYQLQRLFVLLQTSKKRAIETTDVTRSFGWDSSEAWQQHDVQELCRVMFDALEQKWKQTEQADLINQLYQGKLKDYVRCLECGYESWRIDTYLDIPLVIRPFGASQAFGSVEEALQAFVQPETLDGPNQYFCERCKKKCDARKGLRFLHFPYLLTLQLKRFDFDYSTMHRIKLNNRMTFPEELDMSPFIDVEDEKSPQTESCTDSGAENEGSCHSDQMSNDFCTDDGVDEGICLDNTSSTERVMKPKSSLTFELFSVMVHSGSAAGGHYYACIKSFSDGQWYSFNDQHVSKITQDDIRKTYGGSSGSRGYYAGAFTSSTNAYMLMYRLKDTTRNAKYMEVEDFPVHIQRLVQKEKESEEQEKRQREIERNTCKIKLFCMHPVKKMMMMENKLEVHKDKTLREATEMAYKLMDLEDVVPLVCCRLVKYDEFHEYLERSYEGEEDMPMGLLLGGVKSSYMFDLLLETRQPDQVFQPYKPGEVMVKVHVVDLKSEIIAPPLSVRAYLNQTVTEFKQLIAQATGLPAETMRIVLERCYNDIRLLYVPNKTLKAEGFFRSNKVFVESSDSTDDQVTFTDSLLWKLLDRYGNTIRLFVSLPEQSPGSLANRTSCPKGGGGGADSEDSLEGSKGCRKSVEAILEESTEKLKNLSLQQQQALSTRGGQKSSGHSDFDHIDSPAPETDPISQTSQLPPISSLPDCHVRAVSGAGAGACGGSSDQEHQFPSEERSDSDLNNDRSTSSVDSDILSSSHSSDTLCNADNGPLPLANGLDSHSITSSRRSKAHEAKKETWDTAEEDSGTDSEYDENGKSKAEMQYLYFRAESCTQEDEAVDWQKCLLVHVDKRITLAMFKQNLEPFVGVTSTQFKVFRVYSNNQEFESVRLNETLSSFSDDNKITIRLGRALKKGEYRVKVYQLLINDPEPCKFLVDTVFAKGMTVKQSKEELLPLLKEQCKLNLTIDRFRLRKKTWKNPGTVFLDYHVYEEDINISSNWEVFLEVLEEPERMKSMSHLAVLTRRWCPSQMKLEPFQEVVLESSSVEELKEKLSEISGILLENLDFAKGRGTFPCDISVLEIHQDLDWNPKVSTLNVWPLYICDDGAVVFYRDSREEPMELSEEERNELMKKESSRLLKTGHRVSYSPRKEKALKIYLDGGPTKDPGQE; the protein is encoded by the exons ATGGAAATGGTGCCCAGCGAAGAGAACCAGCTCGTGCCCAAGGAG ATAGAGAGTGCTGCTGAGGAACCCCGAGTGCTGTGCATAGTCCAAGACACCACCAATGCCAAGACCATCAACGAGCGCCTGACGCTGAACCTCCCGGCCTCCACTTCCCTCTCGGAGCTCTTTGAGGATGTGGCCCATAAGGCAGGCTATGTGAATGGCTCGTTTGATCTGGCCTGGGGCAACTCCAGCGACAAT gcCCCTCTGGACCAGACCAGTGAGATGACGCTTGTTGAGTCTGGGTTCGAAGCTGGCAAGAGGAATTTTCTCCAGCTTATGGACAAGGAAGGGGAGCAGCCTCAAATCGCCTCA GATGAATCGGGCACGGCGGACAGTAATGGCCTGGATGACAGCTCTCAAGATCGCTTCATCGGCCCTCTTCCACGGGACAGCACCATGGGTTGCAGCAGTGACTACAGCAGCCCCAGTTACTCCTACTCCTCTATTCTCAACAAATCAGAGACTG GATATGTTGGTTTGGTGAATCAAGCCATGACCTGCTACCTGAACAGCCTGCTTCAGACACTCTTCATGACTCCAGAGTTCCGAAATGCACTGTACAA CTGGGAGTTTGTATCTGACTCAGAGGAGGACCCGGTCAACAGTATCCCCTACCAGCTGCAGCGGCTGTTTGTGCTGCTGCAGACCAGCAAGAAACGCGCCATCGAGACAACTGATGTCACTCGCAGTTTTGGATGGGACAGTAGTGAAG CCTGGCAGCAACATGATGTCCAGGAACTTTGCCGGGTCATGTTTGACGCCCTGGAGCAAAAGTGGAAGCAGACCGAGCAG GCTGACCTTATCAACCAGCTGTACCAGGGGAAGCTGAAGGACTATGTGCGCTGCCTGGAGTGTGGCTATGAGAGCTGGAGGATTGACACCTACTTGGACATCCCATTGGTTATCCGGCCTTTCGGTGCCAGTCAGGCATTTGGCAGTGTG GAGGAAGCCTTGCAGGCATTCGTACAGCCTGAGACTCTGGATGGGCCGAACCAGTATTTCTGTGAGCGctgcaaaaaaaagtgtgatgcTCGCAAG GGCCTGAGATTTCTCCACTTTCCATACCTGCTTACCCTACAGCTGAAACGCTTTGACTTTGACTACAGCACTATGCACCGCATCAAGCTTAATAACCGCATGACCTTCCCCGAGGAACTTGACATGAGCCCCTTCATTGACGTGGAAGATGAA AAGTCTCCCCAGACAGAAAGCTGCACTGACAGTGGGGCAGAAAATGAAGGTAGCTGTCACAGCGACCAGATGAGCAATGACTTCTGCACAGATGATGGTGTAGATGAGGGTATCTGCCTTGACAACACCAGCAGCACTGAGAGGGTAATGAAACCAAAG AGCTCACTAACCTTTGAGCTGTTCTCCGTCATGGTGCACTCTGGGAGTGCAGCGGGAGGTCACTACTATGCCTGTATCAAGTCTTTCAGTGATGGCCAGTGGTATAGCTTCAACGACCAGCATGTCAGCAAG ATAACACAAGATGACATTAGGAAGACGTATGGTGGGTCTTCTGGGAGCAGAGGATATTATGCTGGCGCTTTTACCAG CTCTACCAATGCATACATGCTGATGTACAGGTTGAAAGATACCACAAGAAATGCAA AGTACATGGAAGTTGAAGACTTCCCAGTGCACATCCAACGTCTGgtccagaaggagaaggagTCAGAGGAGCAGGAAAAGAGGCAGAGGGAAATTGAGCGCAACACATGCAAG ATAAAGCTATTCTGCATGCATCCagtgaagaagatgatgatgatggagaaCAAGCTGGAGGTCCACAAGGACAAAACGCTCAGAGAGGCCACAGAGATGGCCTACAAG TTGATGGACTTGGAAGATGTGGTTCCATTGGTCTGTTGTCGTTTGGTAAAGTATGATGAGTTCCATGAGTATCTAGAGCGATCATATGAAGGTGAGGAGGACATGCCCATGGGCCTTCTCCTTGGTGGGGTCAAGTCCTCATACATGTTTGACCTGCTGTTGGAGACCCGCCAGCCAGATCAAGTCTTTCAACCCTACAAACCAGGAG AGGTCATGGTGAAGGTCCATGTTGTGGATTTGAAAAGTGAGATCATTGCCCCACCCCTGAGTGTCAGGGCCTACCTAAACCAGACAGTCACAGAGTTCAAGCAGCTGATTGCACAG GCTACTGGGCTTCCTGCTGAAACCATGCGTATCGTCCTGGAGCGCTGCTATAATGACATTCGGCTCCTCTATGTGCCCAACAAGACACTCAAAGCAGAAGGTTTCTTCAGGAGCAACAAG GTTTTTGTGGAAAGCTCGGATTCTACAGATGATCAAGTCACTTTCACTGACTCGCTTTTGTGGAAACTGCTGGATCGCTATGGGAACACAATCAGACTGTTTGTCTCCCTGCCAGAGCAGTCACCCGGCTCTCTGGCTAATAGAACTAGTTGCCCTAAAGGGGGCGGTGGGGGAGCTGACTCTGAGGATTCTTTGGAGGGGTCAAAGGGCTGCAGGAAGTCTGTGGAGGCCATCCTTGAAGAGAGCACAGAAAAACTGAAGAATCTTTCTCTACAGCAACAGCAGGCCCTGAGCACCAGGGGTGGCCAAAAGAGTTCTGGACACAGTGACTTTGATCACATTGACTCACCGGCCCCGGAGACCGACCCCATCTCCCAGACTTCCCAGCTACCACCCATATCGTCTTTGCCTGATTGCCATGTTCGGGCAGTCAGCGGTGCTGGCGCCGGTGCCTGTGGTGGCTCCTCAGACCAGGAGCATCAGTTCCCGTCGGAGGAACGGTCAGACTCCGATTTGAACAACGACCGCAGCACTAGCTCTGTCGACAGCGACATCCTGAGTTCGAGCCACAGCAGCGATACGCTCTGCAATGCTGATAATGGTCCTTTGCCCCTGGCCAATGGTCTGGACTCCCACAGCATCACCAGCAGTCGCCGCTCCAAAGCCCACGAGGCCAAGAAGGAGACATGGGACACTGCTGAGGAGGACTCGGGAACAGATAGTGAATATGACGAGAATGGCAAGAGCAAAGCTGAAATGCAGTATCTGTACTTCAGAGCAGAGTCCTGCACTCAGGAGGACGAGGCTGTCGATTGGCAGAAAT GTTTACTAGTCCATGTGGATAAGAGAATTACACTGGCCATGTTTAAACAGAACTTAGAACCCTTTGTCGGGGTCACATCTACGCAGTTCAAGGTCTTTCGGGTCTACTCCAACAACCAGGAGTTTGAGAGTGTCCGGCTTAACGAAACACTTTCGTCTTTCTCTGATGACAATAAG ATAACCATTCGGCTCGGAAGAGCACTGAAAAAAGGAGAGTATCGCGTCAAAGTGTACCAGCTGCTCATAAATGACCCGGAG CCTTGTAAGTTCCTGGTGGACACAGTGTTTGCCAAAGGCATGACAGTCAAGCAGTCCAAAGAGGAGCTGCTGCCCCTCCTAAAAGAACAATGCAAGCTGAACCTCACCATTGACAG GTTTCGACTCAGGAAGAAGACCTGGAAGAACCCCGGGACTGTGTTCTTGGACTACCATGTCTACGAAGAGGACATCAACATCTCAAGCAACTGGGAGGTTTTCTTGGAGGTCCTTGAGG AACCAGAGCGCATGAAGTCAATGTCTCACCTGGCAGTTTTGACCCGCCGCTGGTGCCCGTCCCAAATGAAGCTGGAGCCTTTCCAGGAGGTGGTACTGGAAAGCAGCAGTGTTGAAGAGCTcaaggagaag CTCAGCGAAATCAGTGGGATCCTACTCGAAAACCTGGATTTTGCCAAG GGTCGAGGGACATTTCCTTGTGACATCTCAGTGCTGGAGATCCACCAGGACTTGGATTGGAACCCTAAAGTCTCTACACTCAATGTCTGGCCCCTGTACATCTGTGACGACGGAGCTGTTGTCTTTTACAG aGATAGCAGAGAGGAGCCCATGGAGCTCTcggaggaggagaggaatgaACTGATGAAAAAAGAGAGCAGCCGGCTACTGAAGACAGGCCATCGGGTCAGCTACTCCCCCCGTAAGGAGAAGGCCCTCAAGATCTACTTGGATGGGGGTCCCACCAAAGATCCAGGGCAGGAATAA
- the clec3a gene encoding tetranectin-like protein, translating into MLCDRLLILLVFSVTILHLSRGWPSRSRKAAPGQQKVGDEPDFKVQIEKLWQEVNSLKEMQALQTVCLRGIKAHRKCYLVIEEPKHYHEANEDCIAQGGTLATPRDLHENNDVRDYARRTLPGAKDFWIGVTDIVKEGQYVDVNSLPITYFNWDRSKKQPTGGKRESCAALSLTSHGKWHDEVCRSQKKFICEYLIP; encoded by the exons ATGCTGTGTGATCGACTCCTAATTCTTTTGGTCTTCTCCGTCACAATCCTCCACCTGAGCAGAGGCTGGCCTTCCCGATCCAGGAAAGCAGCTCCAGGGCAACAAAAAG TGGGAGATGAGCCGGATTTCAAAGTGCAGATCGAGAAGTTATGGCAAGAGGTGAACTCTCTGAAGGAGATGCAAGCCCTGCAAACTG TTTGTCTCCGAGGCATCAAAGCTCACAGAAAGTGCTACCTCGTCATTGAGGAACCCAAGCACTATCATGAAGCCAACGAAGACTGCATTGCACAGGGGGGGACCTTAGCCACCCCACGAGACCTTCACGAGAACAATGATGTCAGGGACTATGCCAGGCGCACCCTGCCCGGTGCCAAGGATTTCTGGATTGGAGTGACAGACATTGTTAAGGAGGGCCAGTATGTGGATGTCAATAGTTTGCCAATCACCTACTTCAACTGGGACCGGTCTAAAAAACAGCCCACAGGCGGAAAAAGGGAGAGTTGTGCAGCTCTCTCCCTGACCTCACATGGCAAATGGCATGATGAGGTCTGTCGCAGCCAGAAAAAGTTcatttgtgaatatttaattCCCTAA